One genomic segment of Desmodus rotundus isolate HL8 chromosome 5, HLdesRot8A.1, whole genome shotgun sequence includes these proteins:
- the LOC128780832 gene encoding olfactory receptor 5L1 — MVDPGEGNCTAVTEFILLGLSDVPELRVFLSLLFLLIYGITFLANLGMIALIQVSFRLHTPMYFFLSHLSLVDFCHSTAIVPQMLFNMFKKDKTISFLGCMIQFYLFCTFVITDVFLLAVMAYDRFVAICSPLLYMVTMSQKLQMVLVSSCYLGGTVCSLIHLCLALEIPTYRSNVINHFFCDLPPLLSLACSDVTVNELLVYIVSTFNEIITIVIILTSYLFILITILRMRSAEGRRKAFSTCASHLTAIAVLQGTILFTYCQPSSGNSEDADKVASVFYTVVIPMLNPLIYSLRNKDVKEALKKVLGSKLLFEKLFS, encoded by the coding sequence ATGGTGGACCCTGGGGAGGGGAACTGCACTGCTGTGACGGAGTTCATTCTCCTCGGGTTATCAGATGTTCCTGAGCTGAGagtctttctctccctgctgttcctcctgatCTACGGAATCACATTTTTGGCCAACCTGGGCATGATCGCACTGATTCAGGTCAGCTTTCGACTTCACACtcccatgtactttttcctcagCCACCTGTCCTTGGTGGATTTCTGTCACTCCACGGCCATTGTGCCACAGATGCTGTtcaatatgtttaaaaaagataaaaccatcTCCTTCCTGGGATGCATGATACAATTCTACTTGTTTTGCACATTTGTAATTACTGATGTCTTCCTGCTGGccgtgatggcctatgaccgctttGTGGCCATCTGTAGCCCACTGCTGTACATGGTCACCATGTCCCAGAAACTCCAAATGGTGCTGGTTTCTAGCTGCTACCTCGGTGGGACTGTGTGTTCTCTGATCCACTTGTGTTTAGCTCTTGAGATCCCAACCTACAGATCAAATGTGATTAACCACTTCTTTTGTGATCTGCCCCCTCTCTTATCTCTTGCTTGTTCTGATGTCACTGTGAATGAACTGTTGGTATACATTGTGTCTACTTTCAACGAGATCATCACCATTGTGATCATCCTCACCTCCTACTTGTTTATTCTCATCACCATCCTGAGGATGCGCTCTGCAGAGGGAAGGCGCAAAGCTTTctccacctgtgcctcccacctCACAGCCATTGCGGTCTTACAGGGAACAATCCTGTTCACCTACTGCCAGCCCAGTTCTGGCAACAGTGAGGATGCTGACAAGGTGGCTTCGGTGTTTTACACTGTAGTGatccccatgctgaaccccctGATCTACAGCTTGAGGAACAAGGACGTGAAGGAAGCTCTCAAGAAAGTGCTGGGATCCAAATTACTTTTTGAGAAGCTCTTTTCTTAA